The DNA window GCAAGAAGCCGGATTTGGTGTTCATTGACGGCGGTAAAGGCCAGTTGAACATTGCGCGAGAAGTGTTTGATGAACTTGAGATTTCAGACATTCCGCTAATCGGCGTGGCAAAGGGTGTTACTCGCCGGGCAGGCATGGAACAATTGATCGATGCCATGACCGATGCGGTGTTCCGAGTGCCGGCTGATTCTCCCGCTTTGCATTTGATTCAGCACATACGGGATGAATCGCATCGGTTTGCTATTACTGGCCACCGGGCGAGACGAGATAAAAAACGCCGGCAGTCCACCCTAGAGGGCATTGAGGGTGTAGGTCCGAAGCGCAGGCGAGAATTGATACGTTACTTCGGTGGAATACAAGGTATCCGAAAAGCCGGAGTGGATGAGATAGCCAAGGTGCAAGGTATCAGCAAAGCATTGGCCGAAACCATTTACGCAGCATTGCATAACGAATAGGAACACAATGAATTTACCGAACCTGATTACTCTGTCGCGCATCGTCATGATTCCGGTGTTCGTTGTGGTGTTTTATTTGCCCACGAGCTGGAGTTACATGGCTAGCGCTGCGATTTTTGCGTTGGCAGGGATCACGGACTGGTTGGATGGCTATCTGGCCCGGCGATTGAACCAAAGCACACCGTTCGGCGCATTTTTGGATCCGGTCGCCGATAAGTTGATGGTGGCTGTTGCGCTGGCGGTTCTGATCGAAGGGTACTCTGCGGTTTTGCTGACGATCCCCGCGACAATCATTATTGGTCGTGAAATTGTGATTTCGGCTTTGCGGGAATGGATGGCTGAAATCGGCAGCCGGGGCAGCGTGGCTGTTTCCTACATTGGTAAGATTAAAACCACCGCTCAGATTGCGGCTATTGTGGGTTTGCTGGCCTTCCCACCGGGAAATCTGCTGGCCGATATCGCTGTTGGGCTGCTGTATGTGGCGGCGGCACTGACGCTGTGGTCGATGTACCTGTACTTGCACGCTGCTTGGGGCGATCTGTTCCCGAAGGCGGGTGATGTAGCCGAAGAAAAAAATACTGAGCTTTAACGACACTCTCATTTTTGGCGCAGGTTTACTGCGCCCGTTGAACACAACTCCAGGCCCATTGAGTCAGTTCGCCCGCGAGTGTATTACTTGCTCGAGAGAACGCTTCTACCGCCGACTTCAGTTCTGAACTTGCGGCTACTTCTTGAATTGACCAGCTGCGGATACATAAACTGTTCCCGCTCTGATCGTTCGTCACCTCCGCATGCAGATCAAGAACGACCTGATAAATGTCCCCGCTCTGCTCTACCTGAAATGCCGAAAGCTCTGTGAGCAAGGAATGCTCGGTATGGGCTGCACTGGTGTCGATGACAACATTGTGGAAGCCCTTACTGTCTCGAAGGTGGCGAGCTAGATGGTCCCTAATTAGAACTGGGGCGCTGTCTCTCCACCTGGCCTTATTGAAAGCCTGAAACTCGTAGGGCGTTGGTTTCAGCAGAATAGTCGAGCTGTCTACTGGGTTCGAGGCGAGTGGCGTGTTAATCCGAACGCTGCTTGGTAATGTCTGTTCAAACGGTTGCGAGCGTACTGTAGCTAGGTCCATCACTCTGGGTGGCTCAGGTCGCGGAAGAACCGTGCAGGCGGTCGTTGTTAACGTGGCGAATAGGAGCGTAGTCCAAGTGAAGCCTGTTCTCATTGTTCAAACTCCTTAATGGTCGGCCCACCCCACAGCGTGCTCGCAGGGTCCTGCTCAAGCCGGCGAGTAAAGCTATTTAGATGCCGTAAGGTAGATTTCAATTCCCGAAGGGCAGGCCCTAGCTGAGAGAGCCCTTGAAGCCCGGCGTTTAGCGAGTGCTCATTGTTGGCGGTGATCGTATCAACCCGCTCCAGAGAGGGTTGCAGGGTTGAGATGGCGGTTTCCATGGTGTTCAACACTGGCACAATCCGGTCGTTCAAGACCGTTCGGGTTCTATCCGATACGCCGGAAACCTTGATCGAGGCCTCTTCTGCGCGCACTGCGGCGGCATTGAACTGATCCATAAGGGCAATGAGCGCTTCACGGTTTGCAAGAAGCGACTCGCTTGCCTCACGTGCGTTATGAATCAGGGCAGAAACATTGTCGACATTTTCTGTGGCTAGCAGGCGGTTCATGTTGGTGAGCAATAGTTCTGCCTGAGCGAGCATAGCTTCACCATTATTCATGAGATTGTTCAGGGCAGACGGCTCTGCGTGAATCAACGGCGGGTTACTGCGATCACCTTGAAGGTTTGCTTTTTGCGGTGTTCCACCGGTGAACTGAATGCTCATGCTTCCTGTGATGTTAGCCAGCACTAATCCGGCTTTGGTGTCTTCCCGGACGGGTATGTCTTGCTCAACGCGCACCAATACACGAACGTGGGCCGGATTGTCCGGTGCCAAAGTCAGTTCCAATACGTCACCCACTTGAATTCCGCTGTACAGCACAGGGTTGCCTTTGGCCAAACCACTAACTGGATGATCAAAATCAATCTGGTAGTAGGCCCACTCCCGATCCGACGAGGATTTACCTAGCCATAGTGTAAATAACAGGGCGGCGGTCACGGCGGCCAGCGTGAAGAATCCAATAATAACGTGGTGGGCCTTCGGCTCCATTAATGGAACTCCTCTTGAATTGGTAACGATCCTGCGAATTTAGCAGCTCGGCCGCGCGGGCCGTGAAAATATTCCTGTATCCAAACGTCATCGGTTTGGGCAACGTGGTCAAGGGTATCGGCCACTAATACCTTACGTTGAGCGAGAACAGCGACACGGTCACAGGTTGAATACAGTGTGTCCAAATCGTGAGTCACCAGAAAAACGGTAAGACCCAGCGCCCGACTCAGGGTAACGATCAGTTCATCGAAGGCAGCAGCTCCAATGGGGTCGAGACCAGCTGTAGGTTCATCCAAAAACAGAATTTCAGGGTCCAGAGCCAAAGCGCGGGCTAGTGCCGCGCGCTTAACCATGCCACCGGAGAGTTCGGCCGGATATTTCAAAGCCGCTTCGGGTGGTAATCCGGTTAAGGCAAGTTTCATACGAGCTAAACCTTCAGCATCAGAACGACTAAGCCCTGCATGTTCGATCAATGGTAAGGAAATGTTTTGGACCAAGTTCAGCGAGGTGAACAACGCGCCGCCCTGAAATAGCACTCCGAAACGCTGTTCATACTGCGAGCGCTCCCCTGCGGACAGATCGGTAAGGTCCACACCGAACACGCGGATATGCCCGGCGTTGGAGGTATTCAAACCTACAATGGTGCGCAGTAGTACCGACTTGCCCGTTCCTGATCCTCCAACCACACCCAATATTTCACCTGAGTACAGGTTTAGGTCCAAGCCTTCGTGAACAACATGATTGCCAAAGCGTGTACTCAAGCCCCGTACTTCAATAATGGGCTCGCTGGCGCCATAGCGTTGGATAAAAGGTTCGGTCATGCGTTACCAGCCCATTTCCATAAAGAATAACGCGGCGATGGAATCCAGAAGAATCACCATGAAGATCGACTGCACGACACTGGATGTCGTGTGCTCGCCGACCGATTGCGCGCTGCCAGACACCTTAAAGCCTTCCAGGCACCCGATAACGGCGATTAAAAATGCAAACACCGGCGCTTTGCCGATGCCTACCAGAAAGTGGGTTAAGCCGATGTCCCGTTCGACAATGGCCATATATTGGCTTGGCGGAATTTCTAACGTAATGGCGCACACCACCGCACCGCCGATCATCCCGGAAATCATGCCCACAAACGTAAGTACCGGGAGGCTTACCATCATCGCCAGCACTTTTGGAACAACTAACAGCTCCACAGGGTTCAGGCCCAATGTCCGTATAGCGTCCAGTTCTTCGTTCACCTTCATCGCGCCGATGTGTGCGGTGAAAGAGCTGGCCGTACGGCCAGCCAACAAAATAGCAGCCAGCAAAACGCCAAATTCCCGCAGAAATGAAAAAGCCACGAGGTTTACGGTGTAAATGGTGGCGCCAAAGTCTTGCAATACGGTGGCGCCCAAAAAGGCGACAACAGCACCCACCAAAAAGGTGAGCAGTGCGACAATGGGCAGGGCATTCAGCCCGGTGTCGTGAACGGCAGCGACAAACGGGGTGAATCGCCAACGACTAGGGCGTGGCAAGATGTAGAACAGCGTTGCTAACGTTTCTCCAATGAAGCCGGCTAAAAGCCAGGCTAGGCGGGCAACGGCGGTCACCTTTTCTCCGGTGCTTGCTAGAAACGCCAGAATTGGGTTGGATTTAGGGGCAGGGTGTTCTGTTGCCTCCATGGCCGACGCTACCGTTGTAATCAAGGCAGTTTGCTCAGTGCCAAGATCGCTCACTCGAAGTGCCTGCACTAACGCTGTGCTGCCAGCCAGTTTTACGAGCAAAGACGCGCCCGCAGTATCTACCCGGCCGAGCTGAGACACTTCCAAGCTGACGTTCGATAGATTGTTCCTTTGTACCTGCTCGACCAGTCTAGCTAGGGTTGTGTAGTTGGCCAGTGTCCAATCGCCGCTGAACGTCAGCGCTGAACCATTGAGCTCAACGTTGCCTGATGACCGTTCCGGTGAATTCGAATGTTGCTGAGGAGAGATCGTCACTACGAAATGACATCCTTGCTGCTGTTCACTGCAAGCTTAGAGATTCCAGTAGCAGTCCGCCAGTAACTTTCGGTCATCTTCGTCGTGACTGGCTAGAACCAAGGCCACGCCTCGTGACTTCTCTTCCAGAAGCATCGCCCGAAGAGCGGTCTTCGCGTTGTTATCCAGTCCCGTTAAGGGCTCGTCCAACAGCAGCAAAGGTTGCCTACGCAAAATAGCTCTCACCAGTGCGACACGTTGCCGCTGACCTCCGGACAAATCACCCGGCATTCTAGTACCGAAGCCGGCAAGCCCGGTGCGCTCAAGCCCTTGATCGATACTCTTCTTTTGCTCAGGGGTCAGCTTCAAGCCTGGATGCAGTCCGAGTCCAATATTGGTGGCAACATCTAAATGCTCAAAAAGATTGTGTTCTTGAAATACGCTGGTCACTGGCCGGTTCCAAGGCTTCAGGTTCTGAATAGGTTCACCTTTCCAGATAACTTGGCCGGAATCCGGCTCCAGAAAACCGGCAATCAAATTCAACAGCGTGGTTTTGCCGCTTCCACTGGCGCCATGAATTGCCACGCAATGTCCGGGAGATAGCGAGAAGTGGTATTCCCAGCCCTTAATTTGCCCTGGGTAGCGAAAACTCAAGTGTTCGACATCAAGCATGCTCGGGCTCCAAGGTGGTTTCGGGAAAAATGGCTTCTCGTTGGTGCGCGGGCGGTCGGCCAATGGCAGACAAAAGCCCGAAAATAGACACCAGTAACACCAGCAACCAAAGGCCGGTACCTGCGGCGGCCGACACTTGGTAACTGCTCAATTGTTGGTAAAGCAGAACAGGCAATGTCGGCTGCCCAGGACTTCCAAATAACGCAATTACGCCGAAATCCCCCATCGAAAGCGCAATGCCATAGGCCAGCCCCAACGCCATCGGGCGGCGTAGCAAGGGCCAAAAAATCCGACGCCAGCGGTACCAACCCAAAATGCCCAGCTGATCTGCAACTCGAAGAGAGTGGCTATCTTGGCTGTTCAACGGGCCGCGCAGTACCTGAATAACGAAGGGCAGGGCCATCAAGCTGTTGATTAAAGCAACCAGCACCCATCCCTGCGCATGGTTACCCAAGCTTGGGCGAAGCAGGAGGAATAGCCCGGTACCAAGTACGATGGGTGGCACAATCAACGGCAGGTAGCCGGTGGTCGTAGGGATGGCTTTCAATATCGGGTTAGTCGTTTTGTTGGCCGAAGCCAGAATCATTAAAGATGCGGCAACGGAGCCAAGGCCAGCGGGCAGCGCAATTAGCAAGCTGCGCCCGGTTGCGGGTAATAGTTGTTCATAGATGGAAGCGCCGGTATTCAGAGTAAGCAACGCCGGCAAGCCACGGATGCTAATGGCCAACAAGGGCAGCAATAAGAAAAGGCTGAACGCCAGTAGTAGAATGCCAGACAACACCGCCTGTGTTGGCCAAGGCTTTAGCGGAACCCTGTGAGACAGCTGCCGATTGGGAAGGAGAGAAGTTTCCAAACGCTGGCGGAACACCAGCCACCACAAGCTACCGCAAATCAATAATTGAATGACCGCTAAAACCGCCGCTTGCGGGAAGTCGAATTCGAAACGCAGCGCCTGATAAATCGCCACTTCCAGTGTCGTTGCAGCAGGTCCACCCCCGAGAGTCATGATGATGGCAAAGCTGGTGAAACATAAGGTAAAGACCAGAGCGCTCAGCCCGGGTAAAACAGGGCGCAGGGCCGGCCATTCAACCGAACGCCATAACCACCAGCCGCGAAGCCCGAGTTGTGAGGCAATCCGAAGGCGCGATGGGGGCACCGCTTCTAATGATTGCAGCATCACGCGGGCTGCAAGAGGCGCATTAAAGAATATGTGGGCCAGCAGAATGCCATTCAGCCCGTAGAGGTTCCAGCCGTTTCCGGGAAACCATTCGGTCAACAAACCGGTAACCCAGCCTTGACGACCATACACGCCAATAATGCCTGACACTGCAACGATGGTGGGTAGCACCAAGCTGAGCTCCATCACTCGAAGTAATGCCGAGCGGCCTGGGAAGCGTCGGTATCGTGCCAAGGCGCGGGAGATGGGCAGTGCCAATGCCAAACTGACTAAAACCGATAGTGTCGCCTGCCAGACGGTGAACCACACCACCCCTCTTAAATACCGGCTGTTAAACACCGTGGAGAGGTCTAGACCTCCGGCGGTTATCAGCATGCTGCCAAGGCCAAGGGCGACCAGTAACAACAAGGCCATCCCAATGAGTTGGCCCGGGATAAGCTGCCATCCCGGGTGGTCTAATGGTGCTTTCATCGGTGTAGAGCGCATGGAATTATCGAGTCATCGCATCCAGCCAGTCGTTTACAAGCTGGCGCCGTTGCTCGGCAACATCGGCAGGGGGCAGGAAGAACGTGTGCTCAGGGGTAATCAGTCGGTCGAAAACGCCGGGTAGGTCGTCCCCCAGGTCGATGGCGGGGTACATCACGTTCTTAAGGGGGATGTGCTTTTGAAATTCAGGAGTTAGCATGAAATCCAAAAATCTGCGTGCCAAGACTTTTTGTTGGGACGATTCGATCAGCGCGGCCACTTCTACTTGAAGGTAGTGACCTTCTTCAAATTGAACCGCTTGGTAACGGTCGGTTTTATCAACCGCCATGTGATAGGCGGGTGAAGTGCTGTACGAAAGAATCATCGGTGCTTCGCCATTCATAAACAGCGAGAAGTAGCCATCACTCCAGCTTTGTGTGGTGGCCAAAACTTTGTCATTAAGTTGTTCCCATTTGACCGGAGCTTTGTCGCCGTAGACCGAATGCATCCACAACAACAGGCCGAGCCCAGGGGTGCTGGTGCGCGGGTCCTGAATAATGATTTTCAGGTCATCGGATGAGCTAATCAATTCCTCGAAGCTGGTCGGGGGCTCTGACAGCTGCTGGGTGTCATACACAAACGCAAAGTAACCCCAGTCATAAGGGATGAAATGCGTATCATCCCACTCGATCGGTAAAGCCAGCGCGTCCAAAGAGCGCTTGTGCTCACCGATGAGGCCGGTCTGAAGGGCGGTTTCCATGGTTGCGGTATCCAGGCCCAACACCACATCGGCCGGGGTTGAAGTACCTTCCAATCTTAGCCTCTGCAGAATATCACCGCCGCTGTTCAGTACGGTGTAATTGAGTGCGCAATCACATTGCTTCTCGAAGGCATCTTTGACACCGGGCCCGGGGCCCCATTCAGCCGCGAATGACGGATGGGTGTAAACGTTCAATTCAGGGCGATCGGCAGAGTGTGTGGCCAGCGGTAAGGTGATGGCCAACAACAAAAGGGATAAGCGATATAGCATGTGCGGCATCCTTATATTGGGGGAGCCATGCCGCGGGAGGCACTGTGTTCAGTGCGACTCAATTCCTTCGCCGGCATTATCCGTGTCAGGTTCCGCGGGTGTGGTCTCAGCCCTTTCTAGATAGAGGGCACCCCGTTGAGTTAGCGCGATTCTACCATGGCGCGGTGGTAGGACAAATGCGAGGTGTTTGTAGGCTAAAGGTTAAAAAATGTACGGAAAGACGAAAGTCTCAAATTTCGCTGATAGAATGAAGCACCTTTTTAGTCAGCTACACAACTATTTAAACCCTTGAGGTAATGTGCGTATGTTTTTGCACACAAAACGACGCCCTTTGACATTGCTGTCGGGCCTGGCATTTCTTGTGTCGTTTTCCGTACAAACGAATGCTTCATCTTTTGATGAAGAGCTGCTCGATAAATTAGCAGGCTCCGCACCCTACTTAAGCGCAGAGGTGTTAGGTGCGGCGTTTAAAGCAACTCAGTGTGCGGTTAACAACGGTGTTGCTATGCCCGAGCGGCTGGCGGTCATTGATTTTTCGCTGCCATCCAGTGCGGAGCGTATGTGGATCTTCGATTTGAGCAAGGGAGATTTGTTGCTTAGAGACTTGGTGGCCCATGGAAAGAACTCCGGAAACGTCGAAGCCAGCGCCTTCTCAAACATCGAAGGTAGCCACCAATCCAGCATCGGCCTGTTTAAGGGCAACGAAAGCTACAGTGGAACCCACGGTTACGCATTACGGTTAGATGGATTAGAGCCGGGAGTGAACGATCTGGCCCGTCAGCGAGCCATTGTGATTCATGGCGCAGATTACGTTAGCCCAGATTGGGTAGCAGACTATGGACGGATTGGTCGCAGCCACGGCTGTCCTGCGGTAGACAGAAAAGTGATTCGTTCAGTCGTGGATAATCTGAAGGGTGGGCAGTTGGTGTTTACCTATTACCCGGATCAGGAATGGTTGCAGAGTTCCAGCTTCCTGAATTGTGATGCCCCCGCCCAAGTGGCCGAAGCCAGTCAGGCGAAGGGTAATAACTCATAAGCAGGCTGGCTCTTTTAAGAACCCAGCGTTGAGAAGCGCAGGTTGTGCTTCTCAACGAGTTCTGTCGGTACGTTTTCCTCGCTGTAGTGTTTGAACGGTTCCTTGTTCATCATTTTCTGAAGGCCCTCCAAAGTCCGAATTGGCGCATCAGTCGCTACCATGTTCGCAATCCACGCAGGAACCAATCCGCCAGGATCTACCTGCGTTGTAAAGGTAATACGCGTCCAGCCGTCTGCAAGTGGTTCGATGTAAAAGCTATTGTTCAGCATCGGAATGCGAACGTAGTCGGATTGCTCCGGAGCTGCTTGCGGACGACCAATAGATTGGACGGTGACAGGACCATCTACTTTTGTTTGTTCAAACGAAGACTTCATAACCAGGTCGCGATCGGAAGCAGGCCAAACGCCATCGAACATCATCCAAAGAAACTTTTCGCCGTCGTCTGTGTGATGGTAACGCGCTTTCTGGCAGTTGTAGATCCACTGCGGGCACAGAGAAATGTCGTTGATGACTGACATGGCTGAAAAGATGGAATGCGGAGTCTCCACCACACCACGGAATTGCTTGATAGACGAGTTCTCCGCATCGCGAACATAGGTTGTGATATCGGAACGCTCTTCGCCCTGTTGTTTGACCACCCAATCAGAGGCAAGGGTAGAGCTCATGCTGAATAGCGACAGCGTTAGAAATGCCAAAGTCGAAAGAATGAAATGCCGCATAGTTAATACAAACCTTTATGGAAACGGAACACTAATAGACCGGGATTCTCGGAGATGCAGAAAGGTGAAGCTATGGCGGGAATGACTGAAGCATAGAGAGGAAAGGCAAAGACGATGAATTTTGGCTAAAAAATGGCCAAATAATGCGTAAAAACAAACGGTTGAAAAAAGTTGTTGACGGCGGCGAAGTAATCCGTAGAATACGCATCCGTTGACGAGGCAAAGCCTCTTAAACGAAGAGCGGGAATAGCTCAGTTGGTAGAGCACAACCTTGCCAAGGTTGGGGTCGCGAGTTCGAATCTCGTTTCCCGCTCCATTTCTAAGTCTCTCACGCCCCCTGAGAGCAAGGCCTGAAAAGGCTTACCCGGCGCGGTGGCAGAGTGGTTATGCAGCGGACTGCAACTCCGTGTACGCCGGTTCGATTCCGACCCGCGCCTCCATTTTTACCCTTTAGAACCAACAAATTACTTCTTTCGCATTTAGTTGATTTGCTCACCCAAAAAATATCCAAATTAAACCCAAAATATTATCCGTGTTCTACAGCAGAACATAGTGTGCCCGCTAACTTGTCTGTCATCCTCATCAGGTCTTTTGTTCCCGCTCAAATCTGATCGTTGTCCTCGCCCGCTTAGGCGGCTTGATCAACCGGCAATGATTCCGCATGGCCTGCGTTTCATGTCCGCCTTTGTCGTTTTCTCTTTGGCTCAGAAATTCTTCGGTCAGTCCTTTCTTGCGAAGGTCTCTGAGGTGGTACATGCCTCCATAGCCTGATGTCTTGCGGGCATCTCGCCAGGCGGCCTGCATAGTTCTGTGTTTTACTTGTCGGGCTCTGCAGCGCGTATCGAAGTAGTGTGGATACACCAGTAGAGTCTATGCACTATCTTCATGACTCCCAGTTTCTCGCGTTTTCATGAACCGGCTGGCTCATGGATTAGAAGCGGATGAAAGAGTGAATTTGTGAGGATTTTCAGATGTTTCCGATTATAATGGTGACATGAAGCATTCAGAGATTGGCCTGCACATACGAACGTACGATGATGAGGGGAAAAGTCACTCCCACGACCATCATCAACTGGTACTACCCTTAGCCGGAACATTATCTCTGTCAGTAGATGCTAGGGAAGGCGAGGTTGCTCAGCGTCGAGCGGCAATCATTCCCGCAGGAATTGGCCATGGATACGCTGCGACCGACGATAATCGGTTTTTGGTTGCTGACGTCCCCGAAGGCTTGGCTCCGGCGCTAGACAAGCTACCTTGTTTCGTAGACCTAGATCCAGCATTGCTCCACTACGTCCAGTTCCTTCACGCACAGCTCCAAAATGGGACGGAGTCGGATTTTACCCAACATCAAATGCTACTCCTGCTTATTCAGTTGCTTCAGGAACGCCATGGAAGTCAGCTAAAGTTGGACCGCAGAGTCCACGCCGCAAAACAATTTCTGGACGAAAACTTCAGTCGACGCTTGTCCTTGGCCGAGGCGGCTGCCGTGGCACATCTGAGCATTCGGCAGTTGAACGATCTGTTTCGACACCAGGTCGGCATGACGCCGCATCAATACCTCACAGAGTTGCGAATGAAAGAAGCCTGGCGGCTTTTGGAGCAGTCGGGGCTCAGCGTCCAGCATGTTGCCGACGCTGTCGGCTATTCGTCGTTATCAGCCTTTAGCGACCGGTTCAGAGCCCACTTTGGTAAAGCGCCCAGCCACTTCCGCCGTATTTCGAAATAGTTCCGCCAGGATTTGAAAGTTCCTCTTCTCCGCACTGGATATCCTTCAGAAATCATTCACACGTGAGAATTTCGAGGAGGGTTATATGGCATCCGTTAACGCCGCAACTTGGATCGGGTCGATTTCCGTTCTGTTATGGGGCACGTTGGCATTGCTGACCAAGCTTTCCGGTGGCGAGATTCCAGAGTTTCAGCTCATGGCCATGACCTTCGGCATCGCTTTCCTGTTGATGTGTGGCCGCTGGGGCCTCGCGGGGCATTCAGGTGTGCGTTATTTACGGCAATCGCCACTTGCATGGTGCATCGGCATCGTTGGCTTGTTCGGTTATCACTTTGCGTACTTCAAGGCCATGACGCTGGCCCCTGCCGTTGAAGTCAGTCTTCTGGCTTACCTCTGGCCGCTACTGATTGT is part of the Marinobacter sp. JH2 genome and encodes:
- a CDS encoding murein L,D-transpeptidase catalytic domain family protein — its product is MFLHTKRRPLTLLSGLAFLVSFSVQTNASSFDEELLDKLAGSAPYLSAEVLGAAFKATQCAVNNGVAMPERLAVIDFSLPSSAERMWIFDLSKGDLLLRDLVAHGKNSGNVEASAFSNIEGSHQSSIGLFKGNESYSGTHGYALRLDGLEPGVNDLARQRAIVIHGADYVSPDWVADYGRIGRSHGCPAVDRKVIRSVVDNLKGGQLVFTYYPDQEWLQSSSFLNCDAPAQVAEASQAKGNNS
- the thiB gene encoding thiamine ABC transporter substrate binding subunit; this translates as MLYRLSLLLLAITLPLATHSADRPELNVYTHPSFAAEWGPGPGVKDAFEKQCDCALNYTVLNSGGDILQRLRLEGTSTPADVVLGLDTATMETALQTGLIGEHKRSLDALALPIEWDDTHFIPYDWGYFAFVYDTQQLSEPPTSFEELISSSDDLKIIIQDPRTSTPGLGLLLWMHSVYGDKAPVKWEQLNDKVLATTQSWSDGYFSLFMNGEAPMILSYSTSPAYHMAVDKTDRYQAVQFEEGHYLQVEVAALIESSQQKVLARRFLDFMLTPEFQKHIPLKNVMYPAIDLGDDLPGVFDRLITPEHTFFLPPADVAEQRRQLVNDWLDAMTR
- a CDS encoding MlaD family protein; this encodes MEPKAHHVIIGFFTLAAVTAALLFTLWLGKSSSDREWAYYQIDFDHPVSGLAKGNPVLYSGIQVGDVLELTLAPDNPAHVRVLVRVEQDIPVREDTKAGLVLANITGSMSIQFTGGTPQKANLQGDRSNPPLIHAEPSALNNLMNNGEAMLAQAELLLTNMNRLLATENVDNVSALIHNAREASESLLANREALIALMDQFNAAAVRAEEASIKVSGVSDRTRTVLNDRIVPVLNTMETAISTLQPSLERVDTITANNEHSLNAGLQGLSQLGPALRELKSTLRHLNSFTRRLEQDPASTLWGGPTIKEFEQ
- a CDS encoding ATP-binding cassette domain-containing protein: MTEPFIQRYGASEPIIEVRGLSTRFGNHVVHEGLDLNLYSGEILGVVGGSGTGKSVLLRTIVGLNTSNAGHIRVFGVDLTDLSAGERSQYEQRFGVLFQGGALFTSLNLVQNISLPLIEHAGLSRSDAEGLARMKLALTGLPPEAALKYPAELSGGMVKRAALARALALDPEILFLDEPTAGLDPIGAAAFDELIVTLSRALGLTVFLVTHDLDTLYSTCDRVAVLAQRKVLVADTLDHVAQTDDVWIQEYFHGPRGRAAKFAGSLPIQEEFH
- a CDS encoding ABC transporter permease is translated as MTFSGDWTLANYTTLARLVEQVQRNNLSNVSLEVSQLGRVDTAGASLLVKLAGSTALVQALRVSDLGTEQTALITTVASAMEATEHPAPKSNPILAFLASTGEKVTAVARLAWLLAGFIGETLATLFYILPRPSRWRFTPFVAAVHDTGLNALPIVALLTFLVGAVVAFLGATVLQDFGATIYTVNLVAFSFLREFGVLLAAILLAGRTASSFTAHIGAMKVNEELDAIRTLGLNPVELLVVPKVLAMMVSLPVLTFVGMISGMIGGAVVCAITLEIPPSQYMAIVERDIGLTHFLVGIGKAPVFAFLIAVIGCLEGFKVSGSAQSVGEHTTSSVVQSIFMVILLDSIAALFFMEMGW
- the pgsA gene encoding CDP-diacylglycerol--glycerol-3-phosphate 3-phosphatidyltransferase, giving the protein MNLPNLITLSRIVMIPVFVVVFYLPTSWSYMASAAIFALAGITDWLDGYLARRLNQSTPFGAFLDPVADKLMVAVALAVLIEGYSAVLLTIPATIIIGREIVISALREWMAEIGSRGSVAVSYIGKIKTTAQIAAIVGLLAFPPGNLLADIAVGLLYVAAALTLWSMYLYLHAAWGDLFPKAGDVAEEKNTEL
- a CDS encoding AraC family transcriptional regulator, whose product is MKHSEIGLHIRTYDDEGKSHSHDHHQLVLPLAGTLSLSVDAREGEVAQRRAAIIPAGIGHGYAATDDNRFLVADVPEGLAPALDKLPCFVDLDPALLHYVQFLHAQLQNGTESDFTQHQMLLLLIQLLQERHGSQLKLDRRVHAAKQFLDENFSRRLSLAEAAAVAHLSIRQLNDLFRHQVGMTPHQYLTELRMKEAWRLLEQSGLSVQHVADAVGYSSLSAFSDRFRAHFGKAPSHFRRISK
- a CDS encoding ATP-binding cassette domain-containing protein, translated to MLDVEHLSFRYPGQIKGWEYHFSLSPGHCVAIHGASGSGKTTLLNLIAGFLEPDSGQVIWKGEPIQNLKPWNRPVTSVFQEHNLFEHLDVATNIGLGLHPGLKLTPEQKKSIDQGLERTGLAGFGTRMPGDLSGGQRQRVALVRAILRRQPLLLLDEPLTGLDNNAKTALRAMLLEEKSRGVALVLASHDEDDRKLLADCYWNL
- the thiP gene encoding thiamine/thiamine pyrophosphate ABC transporter permease, whose protein sequence is MRSTPMKAPLDHPGWQLIPGQLIGMALLLLVALGLGSMLITAGGLDLSTVFNSRYLRGVVWFTVWQATLSVLVSLALALPISRALARYRRFPGRSALLRVMELSLVLPTIVAVSGIIGVYGRQGWVTGLLTEWFPGNGWNLYGLNGILLAHIFFNAPLAARVMLQSLEAVPPSRLRIASQLGLRGWWLWRSVEWPALRPVLPGLSALVFTLCFTSFAIIMTLGGGPAATTLEVAIYQALRFEFDFPQAAVLAVIQLLICGSLWWLVFRQRLETSLLPNRQLSHRVPLKPWPTQAVLSGILLLAFSLFLLLPLLAISIRGLPALLTLNTGASIYEQLLPATGRSLLIALPAGLGSVAASLMILASANKTTNPILKAIPTTTGYLPLIVPPIVLGTGLFLLLRPSLGNHAQGWVLVALINSLMALPFVIQVLRGPLNSQDSHSLRVADQLGILGWYRWRRIFWPLLRRPMALGLAYGIALSMGDFGVIALFGSPGQPTLPVLLYQQLSSYQVSAAAGTGLWLLVLLVSIFGLLSAIGRPPAHQREAIFPETTLEPEHA
- a CDS encoding START domain-containing protein; this encodes MRHFILSTLAFLTLSLFSMSSTLASDWVVKQQGEERSDITTYVRDAENSSIKQFRGVVETPHSIFSAMSVINDISLCPQWIYNCQKARYHHTDDGEKFLWMMFDGVWPASDRDLVMKSSFEQTKVDGPVTVQSIGRPQAAPEQSDYVRIPMLNNSFYIEPLADGWTRITFTTQVDPGGLVPAWIANMVATDAPIRTLEGLQKMMNKEPFKHYSEENVPTELVEKHNLRFSTLGS